The following coding sequences are from one Delphinus delphis chromosome 19, mDelDel1.2, whole genome shotgun sequence window:
- the TLCD2 gene encoding TLC domain-containing protein 2: protein MAPSGLLVTGASFAAFRGLHWGLQLLPTPGSAAQDRWKWRNICVSLVHSLLTGAGALLGLSLYPQMAADPIHGHPPWALVLVAISVGYFLADGADMLWNQTLGQAWELLCHRLVVVSCLSTAILSGHYVGFSVVSLLLELNSTCLHLRKLLLLSRQAPSLAFSVTSWATLATLALFRLVPLGWMSLWLIRQHHQIPIALVILGGTGLVTVGATSITLGVRILVSDVLRSRPRPPIPEHKETKGTRTCCDGEPVTRDDSTLNLKD, encoded by the exons ATGGCGCCCTCTGGGCTCCTCGTGACCGGCGCCTCCTTCGCCGCCTTCCGGGGGCTGCACTGGGGGCTGCAGCTTCTGCCCACGCCGGGATCTGCTGCCCAGGACCGTTGGAAGTGGCGGAACATCTGTGTCTCCCTGGTTCACAGCCTGCTTACGGGGGCCGGGGCGCTACTCGG GCTGTCGCTCTACCCTCAGATGGCCGCCGACCCGATTCATGGCCACCCGCCCTGGGCCCTGGTGCTGGTGGCTATATCTGTGG GTTATTTCCTAGCCGATGGAGCTGACATGCTGTGGAACCAGACGTTGGGCCAGGCCTGGGAACTTCTTTGTCACCGTTTGGTG GTAGTGAGCTGCCTCAGCACCGCCATTCTCTCTGGCCACTATGTGGGCTTCTCTGTGGTGTCTCTGCTCCTGGAGCTGAACTCCACCTGCCTGCACCTACGGAAGCTGCTGCTGCTTTCTCGCCAGGCCCCATCCCTGGCCTTCAGTGTGACTAGCTGGGCCACCCTGGCTACCCTGGCCCTCTTCCGCCTGGTTCCGCTGGGATGGATGAGTCTGTGGCTGATCCGGCAACACCACCAGATACCTATTGCTCTGGTCATCCTTGGTGGAACTGGACTGGTCACTGTGGGTGCTACGAGCATCACACTGGGTGTCCGCATTTTGGTCAGTGATGTCCTGCGGTCTCGGCCCCGCCCACCCATCCCTGAGCACAAGGAAACCAAGGGCACCAGGACTTGTTGCGATGGTGAGCCTGTCACCAGGGATGATTCTACTCTCAACCTGAAAGACTGA